Proteins encoded by one window of Geobacter sp. DSM 9736:
- a CDS encoding HIT domain-containing protein yields the protein MERLWAPWRMEYILNEKPSGCIFCGIDSSTGDRERLILYRSKHSFIMLNRYPYTNGHLLIVPYRHTADLNDLAEYEMLDLFETLTLARNVLHEVASPDGYNIGMNLGKAAGAGVDEHLHMHIVPRWSGDTNYMSVLSDVRVMPENLLTTYDTLIRRFPKPAGNLP from the coding sequence ATGGAAAGGCTCTGGGCTCCGTGGCGTATGGAATACATCCTCAATGAAAAGCCTTCCGGCTGCATCTTCTGCGGTATCGACTCGTCCACCGGGGACCGGGAGAGGCTGATCCTTTACCGCAGTAAGCATTCGTTCATAATGCTCAACCGATATCCGTACACCAACGGCCACCTCCTCATCGTCCCGTACAGACACACCGCCGACCTGAACGATCTTGCAGAATACGAGATGCTCGACCTGTTCGAAACCCTAACGCTTGCACGCAATGTACTACATGAGGTTGCATCTCCCGATGGATACAACATAGGCATGAATCTGGGGAAAGCTGCCGGAGCCGGTGTGGATGAACACCTCCACATGCATATCGTCCCCCGATGGAGCGGCGATACGAACTATATGTCAGTTCTGTCAGATGTGCGTGTCATGCCGGAGAATCTCCTTACAACCTACGATACACTGATCCGCAGGTTCCCGAAACCCGCCGGGAATCTACCATAA